A DNA window from Allokutzneria albata contains the following coding sequences:
- a CDS encoding ABC transporter ATP-binding protein, with protein sequence MTVDSLELSVAGIPLVSGVSFSVGAGERVGLIGESGSGKSLTATAVMGLLPDEVEAAGSVRLSEVDHDLVGASEKQLARVRGRRMAMVFQEPMTALNPSMRVGDQVAEIMLIHGTKPDKAAARAAAVELLAQVRLPQPGETARAYPHQLSGGQRQRVMLAIALANDPAVLICDEPTTALDVTVQARMLELIRTATEERGTALLFITHDLAVVAQTCERVLVMYGGRLVETGPVKEVFTAPKHPYTRGLLDASDLEAVDEHGRLRTIPGAVPGAGEFPGGCVFRNRCTDATGQCAEAPLLSEVDDRGFACWNPVGGPA encoded by the coding sequence CTGACAGTGGACTCGCTCGAACTCAGCGTCGCGGGAATCCCGTTGGTGAGCGGGGTTTCCTTCAGCGTCGGCGCGGGGGAGCGGGTCGGGCTGATCGGTGAGTCCGGCTCCGGCAAGTCGCTGACCGCGACGGCCGTCATGGGCCTGCTGCCCGACGAGGTGGAAGCCGCCGGATCGGTTCGTCTGTCCGAAGTGGACCACGATCTCGTCGGTGCGTCGGAGAAGCAGCTCGCGCGGGTCCGCGGTCGCCGGATGGCGATGGTCTTCCAGGAGCCGATGACCGCGCTCAACCCGTCGATGCGCGTGGGCGACCAGGTCGCCGAGATCATGCTCATCCACGGCACCAAGCCGGACAAGGCGGCCGCGCGTGCGGCGGCGGTGGAACTGCTCGCGCAGGTGCGCCTGCCTCAGCCCGGCGAGACCGCGCGTGCCTACCCGCATCAGCTCTCCGGTGGGCAGCGGCAGCGGGTGATGCTGGCGATCGCTCTCGCCAACGATCCTGCCGTGCTCATCTGTGACGAGCCGACCACCGCGCTCGACGTCACCGTGCAGGCGCGGATGCTGGAGCTGATCCGGACCGCGACGGAGGAACGCGGGACCGCGTTGCTGTTCATCACCCACGACCTGGCCGTGGTCGCGCAGACCTGTGAGCGGGTGCTGGTGATGTACGGCGGTCGACTGGTGGAGACCGGGCCGGTCAAGGAAGTCTTCACGGCGCCGAAACACCCTTACACACGGGGGCTTCTCGATGCCTCCGACCTGGAGGCGGTCGACGAGCACGGGCGGCTGCGCACCATTCCGGGCGCCGTTCCCGGAGCCGGTGAGTTCCCCGGCGGGTGCGTGTTCCGCAACCGCTGCACGGACGCCACCGGTCAGTGCGCCGAAGCTCCTTTGTTGTCCGAAGTGGACGATCGTGGGTTCGCCTGCTGGAACCCCGTTGGAGGTCCCGCGTGA
- a CDS encoding ATP-binding cassette domain-containing protein: protein MIEVRDLHRVYRRPRTSLTAPGTRVEALRGVSFDLPRQARFGVVGESGSGKSTLIRLLAALDKPTSGTITFQGRDITGLPERRLKFFRRELQVVFQDPMGSLDPRMRVRDIICEPLVAQGHSDPAGRLKELLDAVGLPQQSADRFPHQFSGGQRQRISIARALAPNPSVLVADEPVSALDVSVRAQILNLLADLVERFSLTLVFVSHDLSVVRHVCDTVAVMRSGEIVEMGTAEEIYEMPQHEYTRELIAAVPALRTAMRRFA from the coding sequence GTGATCGAAGTGCGTGACCTGCATCGGGTCTACCGCCGTCCGCGAACCTCGCTCACCGCGCCCGGTACCCGCGTCGAGGCGCTGCGCGGGGTGTCCTTCGACCTGCCGCGCCAGGCCCGGTTCGGCGTGGTCGGCGAGTCCGGCTCGGGCAAGTCCACGCTGATCCGTTTGCTGGCTGCGCTGGACAAACCCACTTCGGGAACGATCACCTTCCAGGGAAGGGACATCACCGGGCTCCCGGAACGACGGCTCAAGTTCTTCCGCCGCGAGCTGCAGGTCGTCTTCCAGGACCCGATGGGATCGCTCGACCCGCGCATGCGCGTCCGCGACATCATCTGCGAACCCCTTGTCGCGCAGGGGCACTCCGATCCCGCTGGGCGGCTGAAGGAGCTGCTGGACGCCGTCGGCCTGCCGCAGCAGTCGGCCGATCGGTTCCCGCACCAGTTCTCCGGCGGGCAGCGGCAGCGCATCTCCATCGCCCGCGCCCTCGCACCGAACCCGAGCGTGCTGGTCGCCGATGAGCCCGTCAGCGCACTCGACGTCTCTGTGCGCGCCCAGATCCTCAACCTGCTCGCCGACCTGGTGGAGCGGTTCTCGCTGACACTCGTGTTCGTCTCGCACGATCTGTCGGTGGTGCGGCACGTCTGCGACACCGTCGCCGTGATGCGCTCCGGTGAGATCGTGGAGATGGGTACTGCCGAGGAGATTTACGAGATGCCCCAACACGAGTACACGCGTGAACTGATCGCTGCTGTGCCGGCACTGCGAACAGCCATGCGGAGGTTTGCGTGA
- a CDS encoding aldehyde dehydrogenase family protein, with protein sequence MKFFEGLPIGAGWVPAERTEAVRFPYDGSEVAQAPVGTPEQAREAIDHAVAAAPEIAALSSRVRRAVLLRVHVAVLERQREFEDLLVLETGKPLVDCRVEVARTLVTLSAAAEEVARLHGETVPLDLLPSGDGLIGFWTRKPIGVVVGIAGFNYPLLLATHKIAPAIAAGCPVVCKPAPQTPLATLWLLHLVREAAEAEGAPAEIAQLVTGDAAVGSALVTDPRLGAVSFTGSAAVGHRIARDAAPRKTLLELGSNAALVVAEDADLDAAADAVLRGGFYASGQACISVQRLIVVESVAQQLVSRVLDRLGEVVVGDPRDETTRVSALIDSKSTQRVLEWISAATAAGARVLAGGSEVDGVIQPTVLADVPDGVDCWDEEIFGPVVCVRTVSSVDEALDVVNASRYGLHASVFTRSLKTAFDAVERLQVGGVVVNEVPGFRSDVMPYGGVKDSGAGREGPRFAIEELTVTRMAVIRPA encoded by the coding sequence GTGAAGTTCTTCGAAGGACTACCGATTGGAGCCGGATGGGTTCCGGCCGAGCGCACTGAAGCTGTCCGCTTCCCTTACGACGGAAGCGAAGTGGCGCAAGCCCCCGTTGGCACACCGGAGCAGGCGCGCGAGGCGATCGATCACGCCGTCGCCGCCGCCCCGGAGATCGCCGCGCTGTCCTCGCGGGTGCGCCGCGCGGTGTTGCTGCGGGTGCACGTGGCGGTTCTGGAGCGTCAGAGGGAGTTCGAGGACTTGCTGGTCCTGGAGACCGGCAAACCGCTTGTGGACTGCCGGGTCGAGGTCGCACGGACGCTGGTCACCCTGTCCGCCGCGGCCGAGGAGGTCGCCCGTCTCCACGGGGAGACCGTGCCGCTGGACCTGCTCCCTTCGGGGGACGGGCTGATCGGTTTCTGGACCCGCAAGCCGATCGGTGTCGTCGTCGGGATCGCCGGGTTCAACTACCCCCTGCTGCTCGCCACCCACAAGATCGCGCCCGCCATCGCCGCGGGCTGCCCCGTCGTGTGCAAACCCGCACCGCAGACCCCCTTGGCCACGTTGTGGTTGCTGCACCTGGTCCGCGAGGCCGCCGAGGCCGAGGGTGCTCCCGCCGAGATCGCGCAGCTCGTCACAGGTGATGCTGCGGTCGGATCAGCGCTGGTGACTGATCCACGCCTTGGAGCCGTCTCGTTCACCGGCTCGGCCGCGGTCGGACATCGCATCGCACGGGACGCGGCGCCGAGGAAGACGTTGCTGGAGTTGGGTTCCAACGCTGCTCTGGTGGTCGCGGAGGATGCTGACCTGGACGCCGCGGCCGATGCCGTGCTGCGCGGCGGGTTCTACGCCTCCGGTCAGGCGTGCATTTCCGTCCAGCGGCTGATCGTCGTGGAATCCGTTGCCCAGCAGCTGGTTTCGCGCGTGCTCGACCGTCTCGGCGAGGTCGTCGTCGGCGACCCGCGAGACGAGACGACGCGCGTGTCCGCGCTCATCGACTCGAAGTCCACCCAACGGGTGTTGGAGTGGATCTCGGCGGCGACCGCCGCGGGTGCTCGCGTTCTCGCCGGTGGGTCCGAAGTGGACGGTGTGATCCAACCGACCGTGCTCGCCGACGTTCCGGACGGCGTTGACTGCTGGGACGAGGAGATCTTCGGACCTGTCGTCTGCGTGCGCACCGTGTCCTCCGTGGACGAAGCACTCGATGTGGTCAACGCGTCCCGCTACGGACTGCACGCCAGCGTGTTCACGCGTTCACTGAAGACGGCCTTCGACGCCGTGGAGCGGCTGCAGGTGGGCGGTGTCGTGGTGAACGAGGTCCCCGGCTTCCGCTCGGACGTCATGCCCTACGGCGGGGTCAAGGACTCCGGCGCGGGACGGGAAGGCCCGCGGTTCGCGATCGAGGAACTGACCGTGACCAGGATGGCCGTGATCCGGCCCGCGTGA
- a CDS encoding SDR family NAD(P)-dependent oxidoreductase, with product MDYSRLFRLDGKRVVVLGAGSGIGRESARALAAQGAEVVCGDRDLAAATETAELIGDARPYQLDVLDADAVEAAADDLGDVDGLVLTAATNVRKRLLDYTREDFDKVVSLNLRATFDVFRAFGGPMTARGRGSIIGFSSIRASTVEPGQGVYAATKAGLVQLVRTAAAEFGPSGVRVNAIAPGVVETPLTAQIKASPDWYRAYAAKGALGRWALPQELAGAVVYLASDASSFVTGSVLAVDGGWTAVDGRFDPPN from the coding sequence GTGGACTATTCGAGGCTGTTCCGCCTGGACGGCAAGCGGGTCGTCGTGCTCGGTGCCGGCAGCGGCATCGGCAGGGAGTCGGCGCGCGCTCTGGCCGCCCAAGGCGCCGAGGTCGTCTGCGGGGACCGGGACCTGGCCGCCGCGACCGAGACCGCCGAGCTGATCGGGGATGCGCGCCCGTACCAGCTCGACGTGCTCGACGCGGACGCGGTCGAGGCCGCCGCGGACGACCTCGGCGATGTGGACGGCCTCGTGCTGACGGCGGCGACGAACGTGCGCAAGCGGCTGCTGGACTACACGCGCGAGGACTTCGACAAGGTCGTGTCGTTGAACCTGCGGGCGACCTTCGACGTGTTCCGGGCCTTCGGCGGGCCGATGACCGCGCGCGGGCGCGGTTCGATCATCGGCTTCTCCTCGATCCGGGCCAGCACGGTCGAGCCCGGGCAGGGCGTGTACGCGGCGACCAAGGCGGGGCTGGTGCAGCTGGTGCGTACCGCGGCGGCGGAGTTCGGCCCATCCGGCGTCCGTGTGAACGCGATCGCTCCCGGTGTGGTGGAGACCCCGCTGACCGCGCAGATCAAGGCCAGCCCGGACTGGTATCGGGCCTATGCTGCGAAGGGCGCGCTCGGCCGGTGGGCGCTGCCGCAGGAGCTGGCCGGCGCGGTGGTGTACCTCGCGTCGGACGCCTCCAGTTTCGTCACCGGTTCGGTCCTTGCCGTGGACGGCGGGTGGACGGCGGTCGACGGCCGCTTCGACCCGCCGAACTAG
- a CDS encoding amidase — MFRSGAVSPVEMLDAVLSRVDRCEPVLRATYSLDAEGARAAAKAAEQRWRRQEPVGALDGVPVTIKENVATKGTPVPLGTAATELVPADADGPAAARLREEGAVIIAKTTMPDYGMLSSGLSSFHATARNPWDTSKGPGGSSAGAGAAGAAGYGPLHVGTDIGGSIRLPAGWCALVGLKPTFGRVPVDPPYPGRVVGPMTRTAKDAALMMSVLSKPDSRDHLSLPPQELDWRCPPVYPRGLRIGLQLDAGVGLPVHPEIAAAVTEAARAFEAAGAAVEPIEPIITREMLDGLNDFWRTRFWSDFERMPLERREKVLPYIREWVESGADLSGVAVYRGYSQMDAMAVAAERALRPFDYVLSPVSPVPAFAAELPSPTNDPLAPFEHIGFTVPYNMSGQPAVSVNCGFTSDGLPIGLQIAGHRFNDAGVLGLVRTYERIRPAQPDWPKL, encoded by the coding sequence ATGTTCCGGTCCGGGGCGGTGTCCCCGGTGGAGATGCTGGACGCGGTGCTGTCCAGGGTCGATCGGTGTGAGCCCGTGCTGCGGGCCACCTACTCCCTCGACGCCGAGGGGGCGCGGGCCGCCGCGAAGGCAGCGGAGCAGCGCTGGAGGCGCCAGGAACCCGTTGGGGCGCTTGACGGTGTGCCGGTGACCATCAAGGAGAACGTTGCCACCAAAGGCACTCCGGTTCCGCTCGGCACCGCGGCGACCGAGCTGGTCCCCGCCGACGCGGACGGTCCCGCGGCGGCGAGGCTGCGCGAAGAGGGCGCGGTGATCATCGCCAAGACCACCATGCCCGACTACGGCATGCTCTCCTCCGGCCTGTCCAGCTTCCACGCGACCGCCCGCAACCCTTGGGACACGAGCAAAGGACCCGGTGGGTCGAGCGCGGGAGCCGGGGCGGCGGGCGCTGCGGGCTACGGGCCGCTGCACGTCGGAACGGACATCGGTGGCTCGATCCGGCTGCCCGCGGGCTGGTGCGCGCTGGTGGGGCTCAAGCCCACGTTCGGCCGCGTACCGGTGGACCCGCCCTACCCCGGCCGGGTCGTCGGTCCGATGACCAGGACCGCCAAGGACGCGGCGCTGATGATGTCGGTCCTGTCCAAACCGGACAGCCGCGACCACCTGAGCCTGCCGCCGCAGGAGCTGGACTGGCGGTGCCCGCCGGTCTACCCGCGCGGTCTGCGCATCGGGCTCCAGCTCGACGCGGGCGTCGGCCTGCCGGTCCACCCGGAGATCGCCGCCGCGGTGACCGAAGCGGCCAGGGCGTTCGAGGCGGCGGGAGCCGCGGTCGAGCCGATCGAGCCGATCATCACCAGGGAGATGCTGGACGGCCTGAACGACTTCTGGCGCACGCGCTTCTGGTCGGACTTCGAGCGGATGCCGTTGGAGCGCAGGGAGAAGGTGCTGCCGTACATCCGCGAGTGGGTGGAGAGCGGTGCGGACCTCTCCGGGGTCGCGGTGTACCGCGGGTACAGCCAGATGGACGCGATGGCCGTTGCCGCCGAGCGCGCGCTGAGGCCGTTCGACTACGTGCTGTCCCCGGTGTCCCCGGTTCCCGCCTTCGCCGCGGAACTGCCTTCGCCCACCAACGATCCGCTGGCGCCGTTCGAACACATCGGCTTCACCGTGCCGTACAACATGTCCGGCCAGCCCGCCGTGTCGGTCAACTGCGGGTTCACCAGCGACGGGTTGCCGATCGGCCTCCAGATCGCCGGGCACCGCTTCAACGACGCCGGAGTGCTCGGGCTGGTCCGGACCTACGAGCGGATCCGCCCGGCTCAGCCGGACTGGCCGAAGTTGTAG
- a CDS encoding phytanoyl-CoA dioxygenase family protein, with product MQEFRENGFVKIEGAFPRELADAGREILWRDTGFDPDDRTTWTKPVVRLGNYAQEPFRRAANTPVLHKAFDELVGPGRWLPPGGLGTFPVRFPHPDDPGDDGWHAEASYSESGQLRLNHRSKGRALLMLFLFSDVGEDDAPTRIRVGSHLDVPEVLEPYGEEGAEFFSVSPDIEKATAHRPVACATGRAGDVYLCHPFLVHAAQSHRGDTPKFMAQPPLLPKDDSGYNFGQSG from the coding sequence ATGCAGGAGTTTCGCGAAAACGGGTTCGTGAAGATCGAGGGCGCGTTCCCGCGCGAGCTCGCCGATGCCGGTCGGGAGATCCTGTGGCGCGACACCGGATTCGACCCCGACGACCGCACGACGTGGACGAAGCCGGTGGTGCGGCTCGGCAACTACGCGCAGGAACCGTTCCGGCGCGCGGCGAACACGCCCGTGCTGCACAAGGCGTTCGACGAGCTGGTCGGCCCCGGCCGCTGGCTCCCGCCCGGCGGCCTCGGCACGTTCCCGGTCCGCTTCCCGCACCCCGACGACCCCGGCGACGACGGCTGGCACGCCGAGGCGAGCTACTCCGAGTCGGGGCAACTGCGGCTCAACCACCGGTCGAAGGGCCGCGCGCTGCTGATGCTGTTCCTGTTCTCCGACGTCGGCGAGGACGACGCGCCCACCCGAATCCGGGTCGGCTCACACCTCGACGTGCCCGAAGTCCTTGAGCCGTACGGCGAGGAGGGCGCGGAGTTCTTCAGCGTGTCGCCGGACATCGAGAAGGCGACGGCGCACCGGCCCGTGGCCTGTGCGACCGGGCGGGCCGGTGATGTCTACCTGTGCCACCCCTTCCTCGTGCACGCGGCGCAGTCGCATCGCGGTGACACACCCAAGTTCATGGCGCAGCCGCCGTTGCTGCCCAAGGACGACAGCGGCTACAACTTCGGCCAGTCCGGCTGA
- a CDS encoding MFS transporter produces the protein MKTVDAKPLLLHNRAFTLLFAARAISVLGNGFARVALAFAVLGLPGATPTELSVVLACQALPQLLFVLLGGVIADRTSRSGLMIVADVIGLLAYGAMAVVLLSGQATIPVLAALAVVSGIPLPLFLPALSGVVPEIVPTERLQQANALLQSAVSLSLVLGFGLSGLVVSLVGAGWAIALNAASFLVSAVLVGAMRLPPQARATAKSGWVDLRDGWREFSSRQWLWVMVLQSTVTVAGIVAVTGVLGPLAAEDGLGGAPAWSVIVACHSLGMLAGSTVARHLRPRRPLLTAVLLSFVYPLPMVLLGVVAPVWLTALSMFACGVAGSWFGVLWMTTVQREVPAESLSRVSSYDLFGQLTLAPLTLLFVGPLAQSFGYGAVLVWFGALVLLSSLGALLSPQVRRLSSG, from the coding sequence GTGAAAACCGTGGACGCGAAGCCCTTGTTGCTGCACAACCGTGCTTTCACGTTGCTGTTCGCGGCACGCGCGATCTCGGTGCTCGGCAACGGGTTCGCCCGGGTGGCGCTCGCGTTCGCGGTGCTCGGCCTGCCCGGGGCCACGCCGACGGAGCTCTCGGTGGTGCTGGCCTGCCAGGCGCTCCCGCAGCTGCTGTTCGTGCTGCTCGGCGGGGTGATCGCGGACCGCACCTCGCGCAGCGGCCTGATGATCGTCGCGGACGTGATCGGCCTGCTCGCCTACGGCGCGATGGCGGTCGTCCTGCTCAGCGGGCAGGCCACGATCCCGGTGCTGGCCGCGCTCGCCGTGGTCTCCGGCATCCCCCTCCCGCTGTTCCTGCCCGCGCTGTCCGGAGTGGTGCCGGAGATCGTGCCGACCGAGCGCCTGCAGCAGGCCAATGCGCTGCTGCAGAGCGCGGTCAGCCTGTCCCTGGTGCTCGGCTTCGGCCTGTCCGGCCTGGTGGTGAGCCTGGTCGGAGCGGGCTGGGCGATCGCGCTGAACGCGGCGTCCTTCCTGGTCAGCGCCGTGCTCGTAGGGGCGATGCGGTTGCCCCCGCAGGCGAGGGCGACGGCGAAGAGCGGCTGGGTGGACCTGCGCGACGGCTGGCGCGAGTTCTCCTCCCGCCAGTGGTTGTGGGTGATGGTGCTCCAGTCGACCGTCACGGTGGCGGGGATCGTGGCGGTGACCGGAGTGCTCGGCCCGCTCGCGGCGGAGGACGGCCTCGGCGGAGCTCCGGCGTGGTCGGTGATCGTGGCCTGCCATTCGCTGGGCATGCTCGCCGGTTCCACCGTCGCCCGGCACCTCCGCCCTCGTCGGCCGCTGCTGACGGCGGTGCTGCTCAGCTTCGTCTACCCGCTCCCGATGGTGCTGCTCGGCGTGGTGGCTCCGGTGTGGTTGACGGCGTTGTCGATGTTCGCCTGCGGTGTGGCGGGGAGCTGGTTCGGCGTGCTGTGGATGACGACGGTGCAGCGCGAAGTGCCCGCGGAGTCGTTGTCCCGGGTCAGCTCCTACGACCTGTTCGGCCAGCTCACCCTGGCGCCGCTGACGTTGCTGTTCGTCGGACCCCTTGCGCAGAGCTTCGGCTACGGCGCGGTGCTGGTGTGGTTCGGGGCGCTGGTACTCCTGTCGAGCCTGGGGGCGTTGCTGTCGCCGCAGGTCCGCAGGCTCAGCTCAGGTTGA
- a CDS encoding helix-turn-helix transcriptional regulator: MTVGSHASWPLTGRSAELDSITAVLRRGERCGVLLTGEAGIGKSRLARAVFERCRTEGLLVVTATGAEATREMPFAAVAGWLPEGTRPSMRADFFGAATRRLRALANGRRIVLGLDDAHFLDDVSAALVQHLATTVDARPVATARTAAAERDPVAALRRRGLVQVFEVRPLSATEVTELLHGVLGGPVAGLTAELLCHNSQGNPLFLRHLIDSGLESGALAERDGVWCWNGPLAPHARLGDAVAAAIGTLTEADARAMEYLSHAEPVEADVLERLVPAAVLDGLEARSLLAVEPSGSHLLVRCAHPLYGEVTRARTGRLRRRRVFRRLAEAGAADQLRLVDWRLRGGLAVSDDQVLGAAREALARCDPRLAEELARRVQSTAALSVLSQALVAQGKAEEAESLLCKETAGELVAIRAINLLWGLRRPAAAAEVVSTASERSPELGVAELAIDFFGSGRIRAVDRADLAPATPVVAGAAATLSVYLRTFAGQPEQVVAEFGELGLSHVWASLRGAARACHLHALTLTGRIREALRTGERYYAEAVAEGDPAEVALIALERGVCESWSGRVPQALPYFREARALVTDAMPFPIQAYVASEFAACSAALREPQPDVIGETRARMPEESGLSDHMAFAEIRVLANSGQSTHAATLLEALVRKHIAAGRLTNAVECQYYLCRMRPSTSDAALLAKLASRCDSPVFPLFAEHAHALATRDVAALEATAVRLAELGYGGMALEAAMMGADVAKGRTRAAARLGRMAERLLAECGGFQPVWLNPLTGPQPLTTREREVCELAVAGLDNAGIAARLAVSVRTVGNHLQHAYAKLGVRRRTDLAAALNLS; the protein is encoded by the coding sequence ATGACCGTTGGCAGCCACGCGAGCTGGCCGCTCACCGGCCGCTCCGCCGAGCTGGACTCGATCACGGCGGTGCTGCGGCGGGGCGAGCGGTGCGGAGTGCTGCTCACCGGGGAGGCCGGGATCGGCAAGTCCCGGCTGGCCAGGGCGGTCTTCGAGCGCTGCCGTACCGAAGGGCTGCTGGTGGTGACCGCCACGGGAGCGGAGGCGACGCGGGAGATGCCCTTCGCCGCCGTGGCCGGCTGGCTGCCGGAGGGCACCCGGCCGAGCATGCGGGCCGACTTCTTCGGCGCGGCGACCCGGCGGTTGCGCGCGCTGGCGAACGGGCGGCGGATCGTGCTCGGTCTGGACGACGCGCACTTCCTCGACGACGTCTCGGCCGCGCTGGTGCAGCACTTGGCGACGACGGTGGACGCGCGCCCCGTGGCCACCGCGCGGACCGCTGCCGCCGAGCGCGATCCGGTCGCGGCGCTGCGCAGGCGTGGCCTGGTCCAGGTGTTCGAGGTGCGCCCCCTGTCCGCCACCGAGGTCACCGAGCTGCTGCACGGCGTTCTCGGCGGTCCGGTCGCGGGGCTCACAGCGGAGTTGTTGTGCCACAACAGCCAGGGCAATCCGCTGTTCCTGCGGCACCTGATCGACTCGGGCCTGGAGTCCGGCGCGCTCGCCGAGCGGGACGGTGTGTGGTGCTGGAACGGGCCGCTGGCACCGCACGCCAGACTCGGCGACGCCGTCGCGGCGGCCATCGGCACGCTCACCGAGGCGGACGCCCGGGCGATGGAATACCTGTCGCACGCCGAACCCGTCGAAGCGGATGTGTTGGAGCGGCTGGTGCCCGCCGCGGTACTGGACGGGCTCGAAGCGCGGTCGCTGCTCGCCGTCGAACCGAGCGGCAGCCACCTGCTCGTGCGGTGCGCCCACCCGCTCTACGGCGAGGTCACGCGAGCCCGCACCGGGCGACTGCGCAGACGGCGCGTGTTCCGCCGCTTGGCCGAGGCGGGTGCGGCCGACCAGCTGCGGCTCGTCGACTGGCGGCTGCGCGGCGGTCTCGCGGTCTCCGACGATCAGGTGCTCGGCGCCGCGCGAGAGGCGTTGGCCCGCTGCGATCCCCGGCTCGCCGAGGAGCTGGCCCGCCGCGTCCAGAGCACGGCCGCGCTGAGCGTGCTGAGCCAGGCGCTGGTGGCGCAGGGCAAGGCCGAGGAAGCGGAGTCGTTGCTGTGCAAGGAAACCGCAGGTGAGCTCGTGGCGATCAGGGCGATCAACCTGCTCTGGGGGCTGCGCCGCCCGGCCGCCGCCGCGGAGGTGGTGAGCACCGCTTCCGAAAGATCACCGGAACTGGGTGTCGCTGAGCTGGCAATCGATTTCTTCGGCAGCGGCAGGATTCGCGCGGTGGACCGGGCCGATCTGGCACCGGCGACCCCCGTGGTGGCGGGCGCGGCGGCCACGCTCAGCGTCTACCTGCGGACGTTCGCGGGGCAGCCGGAACAGGTCGTCGCCGAGTTCGGGGAACTGGGTCTGTCCCACGTGTGGGCGTCACTGCGCGGGGCGGCGCGAGCCTGTCACCTGCACGCGCTCACCCTCACCGGCCGAATCCGGGAGGCACTGCGCACCGGGGAGCGCTACTACGCGGAGGCGGTCGCGGAGGGCGATCCGGCCGAGGTGGCGTTGATCGCGCTGGAACGCGGTGTGTGCGAGTCGTGGTCGGGGCGCGTTCCCCAGGCCCTGCCGTACTTCCGCGAGGCTCGCGCCCTGGTCACCGACGCGATGCCGTTCCCCATCCAGGCTTACGTGGCCAGCGAGTTCGCCGCGTGCTCGGCCGCGCTGCGCGAGCCGCAGCCGGACGTGATCGGCGAGACCCGCGCGCGGATGCCCGAGGAATCCGGGCTCAGCGATCACATGGCGTTCGCCGAGATCCGGGTGCTGGCCAACTCCGGGCAGTCCACGCATGCGGCCACCCTCCTGGAAGCTCTGGTGCGCAAGCACATCGCGGCCGGACGACTGACGAACGCGGTCGAGTGCCAGTACTACCTGTGCCGGATGCGTCCGTCCACTTCGGACGCCGCATTGCTGGCGAAGCTCGCCTCTCGGTGCGACAGCCCGGTGTTCCCGTTGTTCGCCGAGCACGCGCACGCTCTCGCCACCCGGGACGTGGCGGCGTTGGAGGCGACCGCCGTGCGGCTGGCCGAGCTGGGCTACGGCGGGATGGCCTTGGAAGCAGCGATGATGGGCGCCGACGTGGCGAAGGGAAGAACGCGCGCGGCGGCCCGGCTGGGCCGGATGGCGGAGCGCCTGTTGGCGGAGTGCGGCGGGTTCCAGCCGGTGTGGCTGAACCCGTTGACCGGCCCACAGCCCCTGACCACACGGGAGCGCGAGGTGTGCGAACTGGCGGTGGCCGGCTTGGACAACGCGGGCATCGCGGCCCGGTTGGCGGTCTCGGTGCGCACGGTCGGCAACCACCTGCAACACGCCTACGCGAAGCTCGGAGTGCGCCGCCGCACCGACCTCGCTGCCGCGCTCAACCTGAGCTGA